A genomic stretch from Pyramidobacter piscolens W5455 includes:
- a CDS encoding type II toxin-antitoxin system death-on-curing family toxin, translating into MPLPNIERLSPESIDDVIESLRCRYADDPISIINEEPIEYVLHLEALSCYYDDDVYRLAAVIFRSIIQGHPLQDGNKRMEMLLGTYFLKINGYTLTAGNDKFLNTALEIARGELHIQGIYQWLLKRAQPG; encoded by the coding sequence ATGCCCTTGCCAAATATTGAGCGGCTCTCGCCCGAAAGCATCGACGACGTGATCGAATCCCTGCGTTGTCGATACGCAGACGACCCGATCTCCATTATCAATGAAGAACCTATCGAATACGTTCTTCATCTCGAAGCTCTATCGTGCTACTACGATGACGACGTGTACCGTTTGGCAGCGGTGATTTTTCGCTCCATCATACAAGGACACCCGCTGCAGGACGGAAACAAGCGAATGGAAATGTTGCTCGGCACGTACTTTTTAAAGATCAACGGTTATACGCTTACAGCCGGCAACGACAAATTTTTGAATACGGCGCTCGAAATCGCCAGAGGCGAACTTCATATTCAAGGCATTTATCAATGGCTTCTCAAGCGCGCCCAACCAGGTTAA